The following is a genomic window from Campylobacter lari subsp. lari.
ATTGTGATAAAAAAAGAAAATGCTTTGGGTGAATATGATGCAAATGCATTACAAACTTTACCAAAAGAGCAGTTTGCAGGGATTGATTTGCAAATTGGTATGGAGCTTTTTGGCGAAGGTGAAGATGGTAATACGGTAAGAGTAATTGTTAGAGAAATTACTGAAAATGAAGTTACTATTGATTACAATCATGCTTATGCAGGAAAAGACTTGTTGTTTTCAATCAATATCGTAGATGTTAGAGCTGCAAGCGAAGATGAAATTTTAACAGGAATTATTGCAGGTAGTAGAAGTTGCGGATGTGGTGGCGGAGAACATCATCATGATCATCATCACGGACATGGTGGCGGCGGATGTTGTGGAGGCCATGGACATGGTGGCGGCGGTTGCTGCGGTGGTCATTAATGAATAGTGCATTTATTTTCCCAGGTCAAGGCTCTCAAAGTGTTGGCATGGGTTTGAGCTTTTATGATAATTCTAAAAAAGCAAAAGAATTACTAGATAATGCTAGTGATTTTTGTAAAATTGATTTTAAAAATTTGCTTTTTAAAGAAAATGAAAATTTAAATAAAAGCGAATTTACGCAAATGGCCATAGTATTAAACTCGCTAATGGCTTATGAAGCTTTAAAAGAGCAAGTTGATATAGAAGCTAAGTATAGCCTAGGTCATTCACTAGGAGAATTTAGTGCTTTGGCAACTCAAGATGCATTTAGTTTTTTAGATGTTATAGCGCTTGTTAATAAACGCGGTCAATTCATGCAAGAAGATTGCTCTAAAATAGAAGCTGGTATGATGGTGATTTTAGGGCTTGAAGATAAAGTAGTAGAAGAACTTTGTCAAAAAGCATTAAGTGAGCAAAAAAGTATTTTTGCTGCTAATTATAATTGTGATGGGCAAATTGTAGTAGCAGGTTTAAAGCCTAATTTGGCTTCTTATGAGAGTGAATTTAAAAATGCAGGGGCTAAAAGAGCTATGCTTTTAAACATGAGTGTTGCAAGCCATTGTCCATTATTAAAAAATGCATCTTTAAAACTTACAAAAGAATTAGAACCTATTTTAAAAGAGAACTTTAAAAGTGTAGTGTCAAATGTTAATGCAAAAGTGTATAATGATAAAAATCAAGCTCTAATGCTTTTAAGTGAGCAACTTATCAAGCCTGTTCTCTATAAACAAAGTATTAAAGCAATAGATGAAGAAGTAGATTTTTATATAGAATTTGGCGCAAGTGTGTTAAAGGGTTTAAATAAAAAAATCACCCAGAAAGAAACTTATACTTTAAGTAAAATAGAAGACATTGATGAAATTTTAAAGGTAATTAAATGAAAATAGCCATTTTAGGAGCTATGCCTGAAGAGGTTACTCCTTTATTAGAAACATTAAAAGAGTATCAAACAATCGAATATGCAAATAATACTTATTATCTTGCAAAATATAAAAATCATGAATTAATTATCGCTTATTCTAAGATAGGGAAAGTAAATTCTACCCTTAGTGCGACTATTATGATAGAAAAATTTAAAGCTGAAGTTTTACTTTTTACTGGTGTTGCTGGTGCTTTTAATCCAAATTTAGATATAGGTGATTTAATCTATGCTACAAAATTAGCTCAATATGATTTAGATATCACTGCTTTTGGTCATCCTCTTGGCTATGTTCCTGGTAATGAAATTTTTATAAAAACAGACGATAAGCTTAATAATCTTGCTATAGAAGTTGCTAAAGAACTTGGTGTTAAATTACAATCAGGTATTATCGCTACAGGTGATGAGTTTATTTGTGATGAGAATAAAAAAGCAAAAATTAGAGAAATTTTTAATGCTGATGCTTGTGAAATGGAAGGAGCTAGTGTAGCTTTGGTATGTGATGCTTTAAAAATTCCATGCTTAATTTTAAGATCAATGAGTGATAAAGCAGGTGAGAAAGCTGAATTTGACTTTGATGAATTTGTTGAAAAATCAGCTAAAATTTCAGCTAATTTTGTCTTAAAAATTTGTGAGAAATTATGATAAATCTTAGTAAAAAACTAATCAGAGAAGTAGCTAAAGCTAATGCTAAATTTTCTTTAATAGGAGATAATGATAAAGTTTTATTAGGACTTAGTGGCGGTAAAGACTCTCTAGCTTTAGCTCATCTTTTAAAGCGTATGCAAGCGCATGCGCCTTTTAAATTTCAACTCAAAGCAGTAACTTTAAGTTATGGCATGGGTGAAGATTATACAAAACTTCATAATCATTGCAAAGAACATGGTATTAATCATGAAGTGATTGATTCTAATATTTATGAAATTTCAGGTGATACTATAAGAAAAAATTCTAGTTTTTGTAGCTATTTTTCAAGGATGAGGCGTGGTGCTTTATATACTTATGCTTTGGAAAATGGTTTTAATAAATTAGCCATAGCCCATCATTTAGATGATGCGGTAGAGAGTTTTTTTATGAATTTTATTTATAATGGCTCTCTTAGGAGTTTAGCTCCCAAGTATAAAAGTAAAAGAGGCGTAGAGGTTATTCGTCCTTTGATTTTTGTAAGAGAAAGACAATTAAGAGAAAATGCTATTAATAATGAATTAGAAGTAATTGGTAATGAATTTTGTCCTGGCATGAAGTTAAGTGAAAAAAATGTAAAATTTCCTCATGCAAGAGAAGAAGCTAAGCAGCTTTTAGCAAATTTAGAGAAAGAAAATCCAAAATTATTCACAAGCTTAAAAACTGCATTTGAAAATATCCACATGGATAGCTTTTTTATGGTTAAGGATAATGGCTAAGCTTTTAGTTGTTGTTGATTATCAAAATGATTTTATCGATGGTAGCTTGGGTTTTGAAGAAGCTGCCAAGATAAAAGATAATATTCTTGCTCTTTTAAAAAATCATCAAGGTGATATTGTTTTTACTTATGATACGCATGATGAAAATTATTTAAAAACTCAAGAAGG
Proteins encoded in this region:
- a CDS encoding FKBP-type peptidyl-prolyl cis-trans isomerase — protein: MAIEKNSVVSMFYELKDANTNEVLESNIYAEPISFILGKGQILEGLEEEIQKLNAPCNADIVIKKENALGEYDANALQTLPKEQFAGIDLQIGMELFGEGEDGNTVRVIVREITENEVTIDYNHAYAGKDLLFSINIVDVRAASEDEILTGIIAGSRSCGCGGGEHHHDHHHGHGGGGCCGGHGHGGGGCCGGH
- the fabD gene encoding ACP S-malonyltransferase is translated as MNSAFIFPGQGSQSVGMGLSFYDNSKKAKELLDNASDFCKIDFKNLLFKENENLNKSEFTQMAIVLNSLMAYEALKEQVDIEAKYSLGHSLGEFSALATQDAFSFLDVIALVNKRGQFMQEDCSKIEAGMMVILGLEDKVVEELCQKALSEQKSIFAANYNCDGQIVVAGLKPNLASYESEFKNAGAKRAMLLNMSVASHCPLLKNASLKLTKELEPILKENFKSVVSNVNAKVYNDKNQALMLLSEQLIKPVLYKQSIKAIDEEVDFYIEFGASVLKGLNKKITQKETYTLSKIEDIDEILKVIK
- a CDS encoding 5'-methylthioadenosine/adenosylhomocysteine nucleosidase; its protein translation is MKIAILGAMPEEVTPLLETLKEYQTIEYANNTYYLAKYKNHELIIAYSKIGKVNSTLSATIMIEKFKAEVLLFTGVAGAFNPNLDIGDLIYATKLAQYDLDITAFGHPLGYVPGNEIFIKTDDKLNNLAIEVAKELGVKLQSGIIATGDEFICDENKKAKIREIFNADACEMEGASVALVCDALKIPCLILRSMSDKAGEKAEFDFDEFVEKSAKISANFVLKICEKL
- a CDS encoding tRNA 2-thiocytidine(32) synthetase TtcA, giving the protein MINLSKKLIREVAKANAKFSLIGDNDKVLLGLSGGKDSLALAHLLKRMQAHAPFKFQLKAVTLSYGMGEDYTKLHNHCKEHGINHEVIDSNIYEISGDTIRKNSSFCSYFSRMRRGALYTYALENGFNKLAIAHHLDDAVESFFMNFIYNGSLRSLAPKYKSKRGVEVIRPLIFVRERQLRENAINNELEVIGNEFCPGMKLSEKNVKFPHAREEAKQLLANLEKENPKLFTSLKTAFENIHMDSFFMVKDNG